GCCTGCCCAGACTGGCAAGTGCAGACCCTCGCGCCGGAGCATGGCCACGTAATCCTGGATCTTGTCCGCCGAGAAACACATCTGCGTGACGATTTTCGTGGCGTACTCCTGCTTCTCCAGCAAAGCGTCAACCAAGTGCAGGCTTGTAATGTCCGGATGCCCCTCGGGGTACCCAGCCACTCCAACACCCATCGCACCGGAGGTTATCTGGGCAATATCGCGCAGCAATTCCCCACCTGTGGAATACGAACCCGAGGGCTGCCCGTCGCCACCGATGGCGAAGACTTCGGTGATGCCCGACGCCGAGCAGTCACCCAGTATGGCTGACAACTCGCCGCGGCTTTCAAGAGCCTTGGCAGCAAGATG
This window of the Arthrobacter sp. StoSoilB5 genome carries:
- a CDS encoding methylenetetrahydrofolate reductase, which produces MLPLRVEIIPSEGIVDVVSKTLPTSTAISVTCLPKHGVGATLRAAVQLRELGYTVVPHLAAKALESRGELSAILGDCSASGITEVFAIGGDGQPSGSYSTGGELLRDIAQITSGAMGVGVAGYPEGHPDITSLHLVDALLEKQEYATKIVTQMCFSADKIQDYVAMLRREGLHLPVWAGVAGAVPKQLYSFNSLGALPTPQPIV